In one window of Gemmatimonadota bacterium DNA:
- a CDS encoding zinc-binding alcohol dehydrogenase family protein, producing MPTIVLEEPGRFVLEDTPEPTPPGPGEALIRIRRVGICGTDLHAFEGTQPFFDYPRILGHELGVEVIATGRDVKHIHPGDLCAVVPYMDCGDCVPCRMGKTNCCSNLDVLGVHVDGGMRDVLVLPAEKLLRSDVMSLEQLALVETLGIGAHAVDRAAVEEGETVLLIGAGPIGLSVLTFALLAGARVILLEISARRIEFCKRRYDLFEIISDTADVPSKLHALLGGELPTAVFDATGHAGSMMQAHEYVANGGRLVYVGITGSRISFDGPAFHRREMTLLGSRNARTVDLQRIIGHIEAGRVDTSPWISHRAGPEQMIEDFPTWLDPESGVVKAVLEMA from the coding sequence ATGCCCACTATCGTACTCGAAGAACCCGGCCGTTTCGTCCTGGAGGATACCCCCGAGCCCACGCCTCCGGGTCCCGGAGAAGCGCTGATTCGCATCCGCCGGGTCGGGATCTGCGGCACGGACCTGCACGCCTTCGAGGGTACGCAGCCCTTCTTCGACTACCCCCGCATTCTCGGGCACGAACTGGGGGTGGAGGTCATCGCGACCGGTCGGGACGTGAAACACATCCATCCCGGCGACCTGTGCGCCGTCGTCCCCTACATGGACTGCGGTGACTGCGTGCCCTGCCGCATGGGCAAGACGAACTGCTGCTCGAACCTCGACGTCCTGGGCGTTCACGTGGACGGCGGCATGCGGGACGTCCTGGTGCTCCCGGCCGAGAAACTGCTGCGATCCGATGTCATGTCCCTGGAGCAACTGGCCCTGGTGGAAACCCTGGGCATCGGCGCCCACGCCGTGGACCGCGCCGCGGTTGAAGAGGGGGAAACGGTCCTGCTCATCGGCGCCGGCCCCATCGGACTGTCCGTGCTGACCTTCGCCCTCCTGGCCGGAGCGCGTGTGATCCTGCTGGAAATCAGCGCGCGGCGCATCGAATTCTGCAAGCGACGCTACGACCTCTTCGAAATCATTTCCGATACCGCGGACGTGCCGTCGAAGCTGCACGCATTGCTGGGCGGCGAACTCCCGACGGCCGTATTCGACGCCACCGGCCACGCCGGGTCCATGATGCAAGCCCACGAATACGTCGCCAACGGCGGACGCCTGGTCTACGTCGGCATCACCGGCTCGCGCATTTCCTTCGACGGACCGGCCTTCCACCGGAGGGAGATGACCCTACTGGGAAGTCGGAACGCCCGTACGGTCGATCTGCAGCGGATCATCGGCCATATCGAGGCCGGCCGGGTCGACACCTCGCCCTGGATCTCCCACAGGGCCGGGCCGGAGCAGATGATCGAGGACTTCCCAACGTGGCTCGACCCGGAGAGCGGTGTGGTCAAGGCCGTACTCGAAATGGCTTGA
- the mazG gene encoding nucleoside triphosphate pyrophosphohydrolase has protein sequence MTPFEELVDIMAKLRSKGGCPWDREQTHQTLRPYLIEEAYEVLDALDNGEDGDFRDELGDLLLQVVFHAQIATEEQRFDIHDVARAINDKLVRRHPHVFGDIRADTADEVLTNWEKIKREEKGEKGPRSVLDGLPAGMPALLRAYRIQEKVARVNFDWDDIKAVLEKVGEEFGEVRRALEHGDRAKIEEEVGDLLFSLVNLSRHLNVPPEDALRRSNDKFIRRFRYIEAALELKGESLERATFEELDALWDEAKRREPDGDAG, from the coding sequence ATGACCCCCTTCGAAGAACTCGTGGACATCATGGCGAAACTCCGGTCGAAGGGAGGCTGTCCCTGGGACCGGGAACAGACCCACCAGACCCTGCGGCCGTACCTGATCGAGGAGGCCTACGAGGTCCTGGACGCGCTGGACAACGGCGAGGACGGCGACTTCCGGGACGAACTGGGGGACCTGCTCCTCCAGGTCGTCTTCCACGCGCAGATCGCCACCGAGGAGCAGCGGTTCGACATCCATGACGTCGCCCGTGCGATCAACGACAAGCTCGTCCGGCGCCATCCCCACGTTTTCGGGGACATCCGGGCGGACACGGCCGACGAGGTGCTGACCAATTGGGAGAAGATCAAGCGGGAAGAGAAAGGCGAGAAAGGCCCCAGGTCAGTGCTCGACGGCCTCCCGGCGGGCATGCCGGCCCTGCTCCGCGCCTACCGCATCCAGGAGAAGGTCGCGCGGGTCAACTTCGACTGGGACGACATTAAAGCGGTGCTCGAGAAGGTCGGCGAGGAATTCGGCGAGGTGCGGCGGGCCCTGGAGCACGGGGACCGGGCGAAGATCGAGGAGGAGGTGGGCGACCTGCTGTTCTCCCTGGTAAATCTTTCCCGTCATCTCAACGTGCCGCCGGAGGATGCCCTGAGAAGGAGCAACGACAAGTTCATCCGCCGTTTCCGGTATATCGAGGCCGCCCTCGAGCTCAAGGGAGAAAGCCTGGAAAGGGCCACCTTCGAGGAACTGGACGCCCTGTGGGACGAGGCCAAGCGAAGGGAGCCGGATGGCGACGCCGGCTGA
- a CDS encoding DUF86 domain-containing protein, with amino-acid sequence MRYSIPPRCAMSRRDDRVSLVDMRNYAVEAVDLTDGKSLNDLFEDRIRQLALLKLVETVGDAANRVSEKTKQKHVTIPWPQIIGVRNRLVHGYDAVNLDILWNIIRNDLPSLITELEDIIDEENP; translated from the coding sequence ATGAGATACTCCATACCGCCGAGGTGCGCTATGAGCAGACGTGATGATCGCGTAAGCCTCGTGGATATGCGCAACTACGCCGTGGAAGCGGTCGACTTGACTGATGGCAAATCACTGAACGACCTGTTCGAAGACAGGATAAGGCAACTCGCCCTGTTGAAGTTGGTGGAAACCGTAGGGGATGCGGCCAACCGAGTTTCCGAAAAAACAAAGCAGAAGCACGTTACGATTCCCTGGCCGCAGATCATTGGAGTGCGCAACCGGCTAGTCCACGGATACGATGCCGTAAACCTCGATATCTTGTGGAATATCATTCGTAACGATTTGCCTTCTTTAATCACAGAACTGGAAGACATCATCGACGAAGAGAATCCGTAA
- a CDS encoding altronate dehydrogenase has translation MATPAESVLQFGSGRFLRAFADLFIHEARQAGQDIGRIVVVQSTGTGRVRLFNDQRGRYRIRVLGIRDGSRIDESVEVESVSRALSAVDDWEAVLAAGRDPATEYILSNTSENGYDVPESERLDGAPPVSFPGKLLAVLLARYEHGGAPVTVIPCELIAGNAGALRGLVRALGRQRRLDDGFLGWLEEGVTWLHTLVDRITIEPPPGFPNPHGDGLLALTEPFAFWALEDRPGAAPFIEHPAINRTPDVRPYALRKVRVLNGAHTALVCRAMPLGIRTVREAVDHAETGPWLRDLMLEEIVPALPDDVNDARPFAEDCIERFRNPFLDHQLESIATAHETKVKLRLVPTFESYVEKFKRKPPLLSALLS, from the coding sequence ATGGCGACGCCGGCTGAATCGGTGCTCCAGTTCGGCAGCGGCCGGTTCCTCCGTGCCTTCGCCGACCTCTTCATCCACGAGGCCAGGCAGGCCGGGCAGGACATCGGCCGGATCGTCGTGGTCCAGTCCACGGGCACCGGGCGAGTCCGGTTGTTCAATGACCAGCGCGGCCGCTACCGGATACGCGTACTGGGGATCCGCGACGGCAGCCGGATCGATGAGTCCGTCGAGGTGGAAAGCGTTTCAAGGGCCCTGAGCGCCGTGGACGACTGGGAAGCCGTACTGGCCGCGGGACGTGACCCGGCCACGGAGTACATCCTCTCCAACACCTCGGAAAACGGGTACGACGTACCGGAGTCGGAGCGGCTGGACGGCGCACCGCCGGTTTCTTTTCCCGGAAAGCTGCTCGCCGTGCTCCTTGCGCGATATGAACACGGCGGCGCGCCGGTGACCGTCATCCCCTGCGAATTGATCGCCGGCAACGCCGGGGCGTTGCGCGGGCTGGTCCGGGCACTGGGGCGGCAGCGGCGTCTGGACGACGGCTTCCTGGGCTGGCTGGAAGAAGGGGTAACCTGGCTGCATACGCTCGTGGACCGGATCACTATCGAACCGCCGCCGGGCTTTCCCAACCCCCACGGCGACGGGCTGCTGGCGCTGACCGAACCCTTCGCCTTCTGGGCCCTGGAGGACCGGCCGGGCGCCGCGCCGTTCATCGAGCACCCGGCCATTAATCGAACGCCGGACGTCCGTCCCTACGCGTTGCGCAAGGTGAGGGTGCTCAACGGCGCCCACACGGCGCTGGTCTGCCGGGCCATGCCCCTGGGCATCCGGACCGTCCGGGAGGCGGTCGACCATGCGGAAACGGGGCCGTGGCTGCGGGACCTGATGCTGGAGGAAATCGTGCCGGCGCTGCCGGACGACGTAAATGACGCCCGGCCCTTCGCGGAGGACTGCATCGAACGGTTCCGGAACCCTTTCCTGGACCACCAGCTGGAATCCATCGCGACTGCGCACGAGACCAAGGTGAAACTGCGGCTTGTGCCGACCTTCGAATCGTACGTGGAGAAGTTTAAACGCAAGCCGCCCCTGCTGTCCGCCCTGCTGTCCTGA
- a CDS encoding nucleotidyltransferase family protein, translating into MNVRIDLPDNKIAEFCRRHHIRRLALFGSVLRDDFTPDSDVDILVEFEPGRTPGLEFFTIQDELSKVLGRRVDLYTFKGVENSRNWILRDEILHTAEVRYEQT; encoded by the coding sequence ATGAACGTACGTATCGATCTCCCCGACAACAAGATCGCTGAATTCTGCCGGCGGCACCACATCAGGCGTCTTGCCCTTTTCGGGTCGGTACTGCGCGACGATTTCACGCCTGATAGCGATGTGGACATTCTTGTGGAATTCGAGCCGGGCCGGACACCGGGCCTGGAATTCTTTACCATACAGGACGAACTATCGAAAGTACTTGGCCGGCGTGTAGACCTGTACACCTTCAAAGGGGTCGAAAACAGCCGAAATTGGATTCTTCGGGATGAGATACTCCATACCGCCGAGGTGCGCTATGAGCAGACGTGA